Proteins from a genomic interval of Benincasa hispida cultivar B227 chromosome 7, ASM972705v1, whole genome shotgun sequence:
- the LOC120081009 gene encoding macro domain-containing protein VPA0103 produces YYFKKDQISDFRQLLFVLMTSTARRNSVAVGSSILRRASLSQFQSFTLSSNLSFSPHFRRSTARTLAVSMANESGSGVVRFKVSPSTACVIQKGDITQWFIDGSSDAIVNPANKVMLGGGGADGAIHNAAGPDLVQACYSVQEVQPGIRCPTGEARITPGFRLPASHVIHTVGPIYNVSSNPQALLRSAYRNSLAVAKENNIQYIAFPAISCGVFRYPYDEAATVALSTVKEFSQGLKEVHFVLYASDIYNVWLDKANKLLKN; encoded by the exons tattattttaagaaaGACCAAATTTCGGACTTCCGTCAACTTCTATTTGTTCTGATGACAAGCACGGCTCGGCGGAACAGTGTAGCAGTGGGCAGCTCCATTCTCCGCAGGGCATCGCTATCGCAATTCCAATCCTTCACTCTCTCTTCAAATTTATCGTTTTCACCTCATTTCCGACGATCAACAGCAAGAACCTTGGCCGTTTCAATGGCGAATGAATCGGGGAGTGGAGTGGTTCGCTTCAAAGTATCTCCCTCAACCGCTTGCGTTATTCAGAAGGGTGATATCACACAGTGGTTCATCGATGGTTCTTCTGACGCCATT gttaaTCCAGCAAATAAGGTAATGCTCGGGGGTGGTGGTGCTGATGGAG CCATACATAATGCTGCTGGGCCAGATCTCGTACAAGCATGTTATTCTGTCCAAGAAGTCCAACCTGGGATCCGTTGTCCAACTGGAGAAGCAAGGATTACACC AGGTTTTCGGTTGCCAGCATCTCATGTAATCCATACTGTTGGACCTATCTACAACGTCAGTAGTAACCCCCAGGCCCTACTGAGAAGCGCATATAG AAATTCCTTGGCCGTGGCAAAGGAGAATAACATTCAATATATTGCCTTTCCCGCCATATCCTGCGGTGTTTTTCG GTATCCTTATGATGAAGCTGCCACAGTAGCCTTATCTACCGTTAAGGAGTTTTCCCAGGGCTTGAAAGAA